From the Daucus carota subsp. sativus chromosome 8, DH1 v3.0, whole genome shotgun sequence genome, one window contains:
- the LOC108197399 gene encoding F-box protein At1g67340, producing MRTRRGECYMSPEKFVTKRRRDFPGETCRKRHKKIDFLDNLPDDLVLTILSKLSSSAACPADLGRVLVTCKRLNDLGLRSMVLAKASPKVFAVKASRWSESTHRFLKQCAEAGNVEACYTLGMIRFYCLNNRGTGASLLAKAAIKLHAPALYALAVIQFNGSGGSKTDKDLRAGVALCARAAFLGHVDALRELGHCLQDGYGVRQNITEGRRFLVQANARELAAVLNTAPQALTSSSWLVWNPLPSHRHVHLAGCSNCPLLSDFGCNVPEPAPQPANQFLTDWFGGKSPGPGLRLCSHVGCGRPESRRHEFRRCSVCGKVNYCSRACQALDWRTRHKSECTPTERWEDDHNIEGEGDLEGEAMDES from the exons ATGAGAACCCGGAGAGGAGAGTGTTATATGTCGCCGGAAAAGTTCGTTACGAAGAGACGGCGAGATTTTCCAGGCGAGACTTGCCGGAAACGTCACAAGAAAATCGATTTTCTTGATAATCTACCCGATGATCTCGTGCTTACGATTCTCTCGAAGCTCAGCTCCTCCGCCGCTTGCCCCGCTGATCTCGGCCGTGTTTTAGTCAC ATGTAAGAGACTCAATGACTTGGGGCTGCGTTCTATGGTGCTGGCTAAAGCTTCTCCGAAAGTGTTCGCCGTGAAAGCTTCCCGGTGGTCGGAATCAACTCACCGGTTTCTTAAGCAATGTGCTGAGGCTGGAAATGTTGAAGCCTGTTACACTCTCGGCAtg ATTCGATTTTATTGTCTGAATAACCGAGGCACGGGAGCGTCACTACTAGCGAAAGCCGCGATTAAGTTACACGCTCCGGCACTCTATGCGCTCGCGGTTATTCAGTTTAATGGTAGCGGTGGTTCGAAAACCGATAAAGATCTCCGAGCCGGCGTGGCGCTGTGCGCTCGAGCCGCTTTTCTAGGCCACGTCGACGCGCTACGCGAGCTAGGCCATTGTCTCCAAGACGGCTACGGCGTGCGCCAAAACATAACAGAAGGGCGCCGCTTCTTGGTCCAAGCCAACGCTCGCGAGCTAGCCGCGGTTTTGAACACGGCTCCACAGGCGCTTACTTCTAGCTCATGGCTCGTGTGGAACCCACTCCCAAGCCACAGGCATGTTCATTTGGCTGGCTGTTCTAATTGTCCTTTGCTCAGTGACTTTGGCTGCAATGTTCCCGAGCCGGCTCCTCAGCCGGCTAATCAGTTTTTGACTGATTGGTTCGGGGGCAAGAGTCCGGGTCCGGGGCTCCGTTTGTGTTCGCATGTGGGGTGCGGTCGACCCGAGTCGAGGAGGCATGAGTTTCGGAGGTGTTCCGTTTGTGGCAAAGTGAATTATTGTTCAAGAGCCTGTCAAGCTCTCGACTGGAGGACACGACATAAATCCGAGTGTACACCTACCGAGAGATGGGAGGATGATCACAATATCGAAGGCGAGGGTGATCTCGAAGGTGAAGCAATGGACGAGAGTTGA